AATCCTGGATATGAAAATTCTCCCTTTTAGGGTCCATTCTCTAAAGGAGCTACCAACCAGTGAATCACATAGATCTGTAAACGACTTTTTTCCTGCTTCTTCGATCAGCAGGGCCTATTTACTCTAACGGTTCACTTTTCTTTTTCACTGTTATCTGATGCATTTTTTCTTCAAACATACGGGCAATCTCACTATGGCCATTATCTAAAACATGCATAAGGACTGTTTTTCCAGCATTATTGCTAGCTTTAATATACGCTCCCCGTGCAATCAGTAACTTCACAATATCTAGATGATCACGGCCAGCTACAAGAATAAGTGCAGTATCTCCATCTCTATCCTGCAGATCAATTTTCGCATCCGTATCAAGGAGCACTCTTATAATATCTACATGGCCTTTCCATCCTAAAATCATAAGCGCAGTATCTCCATGATTGTTCTGCAGATCAACGTCTGCATCCTTTTCTAGAAGCATTTTCACAATATTTAGATAACGATACATTACTGCAAGCATAAGTGCAGTATATCCATTGTCATTCCGCAGATCAACGTTGGCATCTTTATCAAGAAGCATTCTTGAAATATCTACATGACCATCCCGAGCTGCCTCCATCAGCGCAGTCTCTTCATCGTTATTCTGTAGATCAACATTCGCATCCTTATCAAGAAG
The nucleotide sequence above comes from Chlamydiota bacterium. Encoded proteins:
- the ankX_5 gene encoding Phosphocholine transferase AnkX; amino-acid sequence: MSPLITIKLINEASMNKVLMIGLSVLASLSFSAYAMEKVSQEQYTELNRTFIREVDKNRIDEVKKLLDAGADVNWKNQYGTTALIKAAYYGHLDIVRMLLDKNADVNLYNHSGSTALIKAAYRGHIDIVRMLLEKDAKVDWQDKIGNTALIVAAREGYVDIVRLLLDKDANVDLQNNDEETALMEAARDGHVDISRMLLDKDANVDLRNDNGYTALMLAVMYRYLNIVKMLLEKDADVDLQNNHGDTALMILGWKGHVDIIRVLLDTDAKIDLQDRDGDTALILVAGRDHLDIVKLLIARGAYIKASNNAGKTVLMHVLDNGHSEIARMFEEKMHQITVKKKSEPLE